A stretch of Vigna angularis cultivar LongXiaoDou No.4 chromosome 4, ASM1680809v1, whole genome shotgun sequence DNA encodes these proteins:
- the LOC108330767 gene encoding uncharacterized protein LOC108330767 → MNEIQKESRMVAISLYRGNLHRVPEVPRRWPMPAPKISLKDFKCLLARRSKALSRLQASNPNPNNTLPDDSHLQPTPDAAVTVAHAEGPSAVSQEDEDRKEPLLVAVSSAKRPLGESDSPVDAMTAEASEKKPFDGADLSTEKQTEPVTDNVDLPDEKAKRKKEIEEKLHGLNENKHNLVLVLKQILNAEEEFKRRNSMQMAGIRGPSGPVQGDGTNDTGSMIRHMPPRLGSEGNLAGDVDGGDGDDLANHTMHSRHILRPSSMSPSSESPLRRTPSVQQNAISNPSRANLGAAGSPSRFALSGHQGNPANLPQVSVSGTSYIASSPSPAASGGTSVFRDARQPSPWK, encoded by the exons ATGAACGAAATCCAAAAGGAGTCAAGAATGGTGGCAATCTCACTGTACAGAGGGAACCTTCACCGAGTACCGGAAGTGCCTCGCCGATGGCCTATGCCAGCCCCCAAAATCTCTCTCAAAGACTTCAAGTGTCTTCTCGCTCGCCGTTCCAAGGCACTATCTCGCCTTCAAGCCTCCAACCCTAACCCTAACAACACTCTCCCCGACGACTCCCATCTTCAACCAACTCCCGACGCCGCCGTCACCGTTGCTCACGCCGAGGGCCCTTCCGCCGTCTCCCAAGAAGACGAAGATCGCAAAGAACCGCTACTGGTCGCCGTCAGTTCTGCCAAAAGACCGCTCGGCGAATCGGATTCGCCTGTCGATGCAATGACTGCCGAGGCTTCCGAGAAAAAACCGTTTGACGGTGCTGACCTTTCGACGGAAAAACAGACTGAGCCG GTCACTGACAATGTTGATCTGCCTGACGAAAAGGcgaaaaggaaaaaggaaattGAGGAGAAGTTGCACGGCTTGAATGAGAATAAACATAACCTGGTGTTGGTGTTGAAGCAG ATATTGAATGCGGAGGAGGAGTTTAAGAGACGAAATAGTATGCAAATGGCTGGGATTCGTGGTCCTTCGGGTCCAGTTCAAGGGGATGGAACCAACGATACTGGATCCATGATTAGGCACATGCCCCCTAGATTGGGATCGGAGGGAAATCTTGCTGGTGATGTGGATGGTGGTGACGGGGATGATTTAGCTAACCATACCATGCATTCTCGCCACATACTTCGGCCAAGTAGCATGTCACCTTCGTCAGAATCTCCTCTTCGGAGGACCCCTAGTGTTCAACAAAATGCG ATTTCGAATCCTTCTCGAGCAAATTTGGGAGCTGCTGGAAGTCCATCACGCTTTGCTCTCTCAGGTCATCAGGGAAATCCAGCGAATCTACCACAAGTGTCAGTGTCAGGAACTAGTTACATTGCATCATCCCCTTCCCCAGCGGCATCTGGTGGCACTTCTGTTTTCAGAGATGCTCGACAGCCAAGTCCTTGGAAGTAG
- the LOC108330221 gene encoding transcription factor MYB35, with protein MVRSPCEKVNVKRGVWATEEDTKKLAFGSKHGSGNWTSVPRKTRLKRCGKSCRLRWSNCLRNDLKYDNFTTQEEDLIIKLHAAIGSRWSIIAQQLPGRTDNDVKIYWNTKLKKKLSEMGIDPVTHKPFSKLIADYGNIGGCQKPSTRIGSINKDFKSAMMLKSEPHQTMPQGSTNINDQETTRNNFLFNRAHGDNLLMDFENEMISGSMLGEDRLSKTSSPSTPSTCSTSAFSWNDFLLLEDDFTPLDYQETDTLVSKENVVTIQSWNSKEVKSQHASGSSDFQFSSSSHTSFIEAMLDQENEMFLSFPHLMEEPSNLS; from the exons ATGGTGAGGTCTCCCTGTGAAAAAGTCAATGTCAAAAGGGGTGTGTGGGCCACGGAAGAAGACACAAAGAAGCTTGCATTTGGTTCCAAGCATGGATCTGGTAACTGGACTTCTGTCCCCAGGAAAACAA GGCTCAAGAGGTGTGGAAAGAGTTGTAGGCTTAGATGGAGTAACTGCCTTAGGAATGATCTTAAGTACGACAATTTCACAACCCAAGAAGAAGATCTAATCATTAAGCTTCACGCAGCCATAGGTAGCAG GTGGTCTATAATAGCCCAACAGCTTCCTGGGAGAACAGACAATGATGTAAAGATCTACTGGAACACAAAGCTGAAAAAGAAACTCTCTGAAATGGGGATTGATCCTGTTACCCACAAGCCCTTTTCTAAACTCATTGCTGACTATGGAAACATCGGGGGTTGCCAGAAACCAAGTACCAGAATAGGGTCTATCAATAAAGACTTCAAGAGCGCAATGATGCTAAAATCAGAACCCCATCAAACCATGCCACAAGGATCTACAAATATAAATGACCAAGAAACCACTAGAAACAACTTTTTATTCAACAGAGCTCATGGTGATAATCTCTTAATGGACTTTGAGAATGAGATGATCTCAGGATCTATGTTAGGGGAAGATCGTTTGTCAAAAACTTCATCCCCTTCTACTCCTTCTACTTGTTCCACTTCAGCTTTTAGTTGGAATGACTTCCTTCTTCTAGAAGATGATTTTACACCACTTGACTACCAGGAAACAGACACCCTGGTTTCAAAGGAGAATGTGGTGACCATACAGAGTTGGAATAGCAAAGAGGTGAAGTCACAGCATGCCTCGGGTAGTAGTGACTTCCAATTTTCATCATCCTCTCACACTTCATTCATAGAAGCCATGCTTGATCAAGAAAATGAAATGTTTCTGAGTTTTCCACACCTTATGGAGGAACCATCCAACTTgagttaa